One Phaseolus vulgaris cultivar G19833 chromosome 4, P. vulgaris v2.0, whole genome shotgun sequence DNA window includes the following coding sequences:
- the LOC137836739 gene encoding putative disease resistance RPP13-like protein 1: MAAELVGGALLSAFLQVSFDRLASPQFLHFFRGRKLDEKLLSNLNSMLHSINALADDAELKQLTDPQVKAWLCDVKEAVFDAEDLLGEIDYELTRCQVEAQFEPQTFTSKVSNFFNSTFTSFKRKIESEMKEVLERLEYLANQKGALGLKKRTYSGDGSGSKVPSSSLVVESVIYGRDSDKDIIINWLTSETDNPNHPSILSIVGMGGLGKTTLAQHVYNDPKIEDAKFDIKAWVCVSDHFHVLTVTRTILEAVTDKTDDSGNLEMVHKKLKGKLSGKKFLLVLDDVWNERREEWEAVRTPLSYGAPGSRILVTTRGEKVASNMRSKVHLLKQLEEDECWKVFANHAFKDGDHEFNDELKVIGRRIVEKCDGLPLALKSIGCLLRTKSSISDWKNIMESEIWELTKEDSEIIPALFLSYRYLPSHLKRCFAYCALFPKDYEFVKEELILMWMAQNFLQSPQQIRHPEEVGEEYFNDLLSMSFFQHSSFGRCFVMHDLLNDLAKLVSVDFCFMLKLHKGGCIPNKTRHFSFEVRDVEGFDGFGILSDAKRLRSFLPILENRVSEWHIKNSIHDLFSKIKFIRMLSFYGCLDLIEVSDSICDLKHLHSLDLSGTGIQKLPDSICLLYNLLILKLNFCLNLEELPLNLHKLTKLRCLEFGYTKVTKMPVHFGELKNLQVLNPFFVDRNSEVSTKQLGGLNLHGRLSINDVQNILNPLDALEANVKDKHLVKLELKWKSNHIPYDPRKEKKVLENLQPHKHLERLFIWNYSGIEFPSWVFDNSLSNLVFLKLENCKHCLCLPPIGLLSSLKTLIIRGLDGIVRIGAEFYGSNSSFACLERLSFYDMKEWEEWECKTTSFPRLQELSVNRCPKLKDTHLKKVVVSEELRISGNSMDSETLTIFRLDFFPMLCSLLLNGCKSIRRISQEYAHNHLMYLRIHDFPEFKSFLFPKPMQIMFPSLTMLHITNCPQVELFLDGGLPLNIKKNVSFMFKTYRLLERELGSQHMSSTLVY; this comes from the coding sequence ATGGCAGCAGAACTTGTTGGTGGTGCTCTTCTTTCGGCCTTTCTTCAGGTTTCATTCGACAGACTCGCTTCTCCTCAATTTCTACACTTCTTTCGTGGAAGAAAACTTGATGAGAAGCTTCTCAGCAATTTGAACAGCATGCTCCACTCCATCAACGCTCTCGCCGATGATGCTGAACTAAAGCAGTTGACAGATCCACAAGTCAAAGCATGGCTTTGTGATGTCAAAGAGGCTGTCTTTGATGCAGAGGATCTTTTGGGTGAAATAGACTATGAACTCACCAGATGTCAAGTGGAAGCTCAATTCGAACCTCAAACCTTTACTTCCAAGGTATCAAATTTCTTCAACTCTACTTTCACTtcatttaaaaggaaaattgaaTCTGAGATGAAAGAAGTCCTGGAGAGACTAGAATATCTTGCAAACCAAAAGGGTGCTCTTGGTTTGAAAAAGCGTACTTATTCTGGTGATGGATCAGGTAGTAAAGTGCCATCATCTTCCTTGGTGGTTGAAAGTGTTATTTATGGCAGAGATTCTGACAAAGATATAATCATTAATTGGCTCACATCTGAAACCGACAATCCTAACCACCCATCAATACTTTCCATTGTGGGCATGGGTGGGTTGGGTAAGACCACACTCGCTCAACATGTGTATAATGACCCAAAGATCGAAGATGCAAAATTTGATATCAAAGCTTGGGTCTGTGTTTCTGatcattttcatgttttgaCCGTGACAAGAACAATTCTTGAGGCAGTCACTGATAAAACAGATGATAGTGGGAACCTAGAAATGGTTCACAAAAAACTAAAAGGAAAATTGTCTGGAAAGAAATTTCTTCTTGTTTTGGATGATGTTTGGAACGAAAGAAGAGAAGAATGGGAAGCTGTGCGAACTCCTCTTAGCTATGGGGCTCCAGGAAGTAGAATTCTTGTCACAACTCGTGGTGAGAAAGTTGCTTCTAACATGAGGTCTAAAGTGCATCTTCTAAAGCAATTAGAAGAAGATGAATGCTGGAAAGTTTTTGCAAATCATGCATttaaagatggtgatcatgaaTTCAATGATGAGCTAAAGGTGATTGGTAGAAGGATAGTTGAGAAGTGCGACGGATTGCCTCTAGCTTTGAAATCAATTGGATGCCTTTTACGTACAAAGTCATCCATTTCAGATTGGAAAAACATAATGGAAAGTGAGATATGGGAGTTAACAAAAGAAGATAGTGAAATTATCCCAGCACTATTTTTGAGCTATCGTTATCTTCCTTCTCATCTTAAAAGGTGCTTTGCTTATTGTGCCTTATTCCCTAAAGATTATGAGTTTGTGAAGGAGGAGTTAATTTTGATGTGGATGGCCCAAAATTTTCTCCAGAGTCCACAACAGATTAGACATCCAGAAGAAGTTGGTGAAGAGTACTTCAATGATCTACTGTCAATGTCTTTTTTTCAACATTCAAGTTTTGGGAGATGTTTCGTCATGCATGACCTTCTGAATGATTTGGCAAAACTTGTCTCTGTGGATTTTTGTTTCATGTTGAAATTACATAAAGGCGGATGTATACCGAATAAAACCcgtcatttttcatttgaagtTCGTGATGTTGAAGGTTTTGATGGTTTTGGGATTTTAAGTGATGCTAAGAGACTTCGTTCATTTCTTCCTATCTTAGAAAATCGGGTATCTGAATGGCATATCAAGAATTCGATACATGATTTGTTTTCTAAGATTAAGTTTATACGCATGTTATCTTTCTATGGTTGTTTAGACCTTATAGAGGTCTCAGATTCTATATGTGATCTTAAACATCTTCATTCGTTAGATCTTTCGGGTACTGGCATACAAAAGCTACCTGACTCAATATGTTTACTCTATAACTTACTAATACTGAAGTTGAACTTTTGTCTAAATTTGGAGGAGTTGCCCTTAAATTTGCATAAACTTACCAAATTGCGTTGCCTGGAATTTGGATATACAAAAGTTACAAAGATGCCAGTGCATTTTGGAGAATTGAAGAATCTTCAAGTACTAAATCCGTTTTTCGTGGATAGAAATAGTGAGGTCAGTACTAAGCAGTTGGGAGGACTAAATCTTCATGGAAGGCTATCAATCAATGACGTGCAAAATATTTTGAATCCTTTGGATGCATTAGAAGCAAATGTGAAAGATAAACACCTTGTGAAGCTAGAATTAAAATGGAAGTCGAACCACAtcccttatgatccaaggaaagaaaagaaagtacttGAGAATCTACAAcctcacaaacacttggagcgtTTGTTCATTTGGAACTACAGTGGTATAGAATTCCCAAGTTGGGTATTCGATAATTCGTTATCAAATCTGGTGTTCTTAAAGTTGGAGAACTGTAAACATTGCCTATGTTTGCCTCCCATTGGACTTTTGTCATCACTGAAAACCCTCATTATTAGAGGGCTTGATGGAATAGTGAGAATTGGTGCTGAATTTTATGGGAGCAACTCTTCATTTGCATGCTTGGAGCGTCTGTCATTCTACGATATGAAGGAATGGGAAGAATGGGAGTGTAAAACTACTTCTTTTCCACGTCTTCAAGAGCTTAGTGTGAATAGATGTCCCAAACTGAAAGATACTCATTTAAAGAAAGTAGTTGTTAGTGAAGAGCTCAGAATTAGTGGAAACAGTATGGACTCAGAAACTCTTACAATCTTTCGACTAGATTTCTTTCCAATGCTCTGTTCTCTTTTACTGAATGGTTGCAAAAGCATAAGAAGAATTTCACAGGAGTACGCTCATAATCATCTCATGTATCTACGTATTCATGATTTCCCTGAATTTAAATCATTCCTGTTTCCCAAACCCATGCAAATCATGTTTCCCTCCCTTACCATGCTGCATATAACTAATTGTCCACAAGTTGAGTTGTTCCTAGATGGAGGTTTgccattaaatataaaaaaaaatgtctctTTCATGTTTAAAACTTATCGCCTCCTTGAGAGAGAACTTGGATCCCAACACATGTCTTCAACACTTGTTTATTGA
- the LOC137836740 gene encoding putative disease resistance RPP13-like protein 1: MAAELVGGALLSAFLQVAFNKLASPQLLDFFRGRKLDEKLLGNLNIMLHSINALADDAELKQFTNPHVKVWLLAVKEAVFDAEDLLGEIDYELTRCQVQAQSQPQTFTYKVCNRLSEDNIIYQQCSEYEC; encoded by the exons ATGGCAGCAGAACTTGTTGGTGGTGCTCTTCTTTCCGCCTTTCTTCAGGTTGCATTCAACAAGCTCGCCTCTCCTCAACTTCTGGACTTCTTTCGTGGAAGAAAACTTGATGAGAAGCTCCTTGGCAATTTGAACATCATGCTGCACTCCATCAATGCTCTCGCTGATGATGCTGAACTAAAGCAGTTCACAAATCCACACGTCAAAGTATGGCTTCTTGCTGTCAAAGAGGCTGTCTTTGATGCAGAGGATCTTTTGGGTGAAATAGACTATGAACTCACCAGATGCCAAGTCCAAGCTCAATCCCAACCTCAAACCTTTACTTACAAG GTGTGCAACAGGCTGAGCGAAGACAACATTATCTATCAGCAATGTTCAGAATATGAGTGTTAA
- the LOC137836737 gene encoding putative disease resistance RPP13-like protein 1 encodes MAAELVGGALLSAFLQVAFDKLASPQLLDFFRGRKLDEKLLRNLKIMLHSINALAVDAELKQFADPDVKAWLFDVKDVVFDAEDLLGEIDYELTRCQVQAQSQPQTFTYKVSNFFKNSTFTPFNKKIESGMKEVLEKLEYFANQKDALGLRQCTYSGDGSGFKVSHKLSSTSLVVKSVIYGRNADKDRIINWLTSETDNPNQPSILSIVGIGGFGKTTLAQHVYNDPKTVDAKFDIKAWVCVSNHFHVFTVIRTILEAITKEKDDSGNLEMVHKKLKEKLSGRKFFLVLDDVWNKRPVEWEVVRAPLSYGAPGSKILVTTRDDNVASKMGSKVHLLKRLREDECWNVFENNALKDGDLELNDELKEIGRRIVEKCDGLPLALKTIGCLLRTKSSSEWKSILMSEIWHLPQDSKIIPALVMSYHYLPSHLKKCFAYCALFPKDYEFVKEKLILLWMAQNFLQCPQQVRDPIEIGEEYFNNLLSMSFFQQSVVGRCFIMHDLLNDLAKYVCADFCFRLKFDKTQYISKETRNFSFEFHDVKSFYGFESLTDAKRLRSFLPISEFLHSQWHFKISIHDMFSKFKFLRVLSFCCCSDLREVPDSVGNLKHLHLLDLSNTMIQKLPESICLLYNLLILKLNHCSKLEELPLNMHKLSKLHCLEFKKTKVKKMPMHFGELKNLQVLNMFFIDRNSELSTKQLGGLNLHGRLSINEVQNISNPLDALEANLKNKHLVKLELEWKSDHIPDDPRKEKEVLQNLQPSKHLESLSICNYNGTKFPSWVFDNSLSNLVFLKLKDCKYCLHLPPLGLLSSLKTLKIVGLDGIVNIGAEFYGSNSSFASLERLEFHNMKEWEEWECKNTSFPRLEGLYVDKCPKLKGLSEQHDLHLKKVLSILSCPLVNIPMTNYDFLEAMMINGGWDSLTIFMLDLFPKLRTLRLTRCQNLRRISQEHAHSHLQFLAISDCPQFESFLSEGLSEKPVQILIPSLTWLEIIDCPEVEMFPDGGLSLNVKQMNLSSLKLIASLKEILNPNTCLQSLYIKNLDVECFPDEVLLPRSLSCLVISECPNLKNMHYKGLCHLSSLRLGDCPSLQCLPEEGLPKSISSLSIIGCPLLKERCQNPDGEDWEKIAHIQELYVE; translated from the coding sequence ATGGCAGCAGAACTTGTTGGTGGTGCTCTTCTTTCGGCCTTTCTTCAGGTTGCATTCGACAAGCTCGCTTCTCCTCAACTTCTGGACTTCTTTCGTGGAAGAAAACTTGATGAGAAGCTCCTCAGAAATTTGAAAATCATGCTGCACTCCATCAATGCTCTCGCTGTTGATGCTGAACTAAAGCAGTTCGCAGATCCAGACGTCAAAGCATGGCTTTTTGATGTCAAAGACGTTGTCTTTGATGCAGAGGATTTGTTGGGTGAAATAGACTATGAACTCACCAGATGCCAAGTCCAAGCTCAATCCCAACCTCAAACCTTTACTTACAAGGTATCAAATTTCTTCAAAAACTCTACTTTCACTCCATTTAACAAGAAAATTGAATCAGGGATGAAAGAAGTCCTGGAGAAACTAGAATATTTTGCAAACCAAAAGGATGCTCTTGGTTTGAGGCAGTGTACTTATTCTGGTGATGGATCAGGTTTTAAAGTGTCACATAAATTGTCATCAACTTCTTTGGTGGTTAAAAGTGTTATTTACGGCAGAAATGCTGACAAAGATAGAATCATTAATTGGCTCACATCTGAAACCGACAATCCTAACCAGCCATCAATACTTTCCATTGTGGGCATAGGTGGGTTTGGTAAGACCACACTCGCCCAGCATGTGTACAATGATCCAAAGACCGTGGATGCAAAATTTGATATCAAAGCTTGGGTTTGTGTTTCTAATCATTTTCATGTTTTTACCGTAATAAGAACAATTCTTGAGGCAATCACAAAAGAAAAAGATGATAGTGGGAACTTAGAAATGGTTCACAAAAAGCTGAAAGAAAAATTGTCAGGAAGGaaattttttcttgttttggatGATGTTTGGAACAAAAGACCTGTAGAATGGGAAGTTGTGCGAGCTCCTCTTAGTTATGGGGCTCCAGGAAGTAAAATTCTTGTCACAACTCGTGATGACAATGTTGCTTCTAAGATGGGATCTAAAGTGCATCTTCTAAAGCGATTACGAGAGGATGAATGCTggaatgtttttgaaaataacGCATTAAAAGATGGTGATCTTGAATTGAATGATGAGCTAAAGGAGATTGGTAGAAGGATAGTTGAGAAGTGTGATGGATTGCCTCTAGCTTTGAAAACAATTGGATGTCTTTTACGCACAAAGTCATCCTCAGAATGGAAAAGCATATTGATGAGTGAGATATGGCACTTACCACAAGATAGTAAAATTATTCCTGCACTAGTTATGAGTTATCACTACCTTCCTTCTCATCTTAAAAAGTGTTTTGCTTATTGTGCCTTATTCCCCAAAGATTATGAGTTTGTTAAGGAGAAGTTAATTTTATTGTGGATGGCCCAAAATTTTCTACAGTGCCCACAGCAAGTTAGAGATCCCATTGAAATTGGCGAAGAGTACTTCAATAATCTATTGTCAATGTCTTTTTTTCAACAATCAGTTGTCGGGAGGTGTTTCATCATGCATGACCTTTTGAATGATTTGGCCAAATATGTCTGTGCGGATTTCTGTTTCAGGTTGAAATTTGACAAAACCCAATATATATCGAAAGAAACCCGtaatttttcatttgaattcCATGATGTCAAAAGTTTTTATGGTTTCGAGAGTTTAACTGATGCTAAAAGACTTCGTTCATTTCTTCCTATCTCAGAATTTTTGCACTCTCAATGGCATTTCAAGATTTCGATACATGATATGTTCtcaaaatttaagtttttacgTGTCTTATCTTTCTGTTGTTGTTCAGACCTTAGAGAGGTCCCAGATTCTGTAGGTAATCTTAAACATCTCCATTTGTTAGATCTTTCGAATACTATGATACAAAAACTACCTGAGTCAATATGTTTGCTCTATAACTTGCTAATACTGAAGTTGAATCATTGTTCAAAGTTGGAGGAGTTGCCCTTAAATATGCATAAACTCAGCAAATTGCATTGCCTGGAATTTAAAAAGACAAAAGTGAAGAAGATGCCAATGCATTTTGGAGAACTGAAGAATCTTCAAGTACTGAACATGTTTTTCATCGATAGAAATAGTGAACTTAGTACTAAGCAGCTGGGAGGACTCAATCTTCATGGGAGACTATCAATTAACGAGGTGCAGAATATTTCGAATCCTTTGGATGCATTAGAAGcgaatttgaaaaataaacacCTTGTGAAGCTAGAATTAGAATGGAAGTCGGACCACATCCCTGATGATCcaaggaaagaaaaggaagtACTTCAGAATCTACAACCCTCCAAACACCTGGAGAGTTTGTCAATATGTAACTACAATGGTACAAAATTCCCAAGTTGGGTATTCGATAATTCTTTATCAAATCTGGTGTTCTTAAAGTTGAAGGACTGTAAATACTGCCTACATTTGCCTCCCCTTGGACTTTTGTCATCACTGAAGACCCTCAAAATTGTAGGGCTTGATGGAATAGTGAACATTGGTGCTGAATTTTATGGGAGCAACTCTTCATTTGCATCCTTGGAGAGGTTGGAATTCCACAACATGAAGGAATGGGAAGAATGGGAGTGTAAAAATACTTCTTTTCCACGTCTTGAAGGGCTTTATGTGGATAAATGTCCCAAACTGAAAGGTCTGTCAGAGCAACATGATCTTCATTTAAAGAAAGTCTTGAGCATTTTGTCATGTCCACTTGTGAATATTCCCATGACCAATTACGATTTCCTTGAAGCTATGATGATTAATGGTGGCTGGGACTCTCTTACAATCTTTATGCTAGATTTATTTCCAAAGCTCCGTACACTTCGATTGACAAGATGCCAAAATCTAAGAAGAATTTCACAGGAGCACGCTCATAGTCATCTCCAGTTTCTAGCAATTAGTGATTGCCCTCAATTTGAATCATTCCTTAGTGAAGGATTATCTGAGAAACCCGTGCAAATACTGATTCCTTCCCTTACTTGGCTGGAGATAATTGATTGTCCAGAAGTGGAGATGTTCCCAGATGGAGGTTTGTCATTAAATGTAAAACAAATGAATCTTTCAAGTTTAAAACTTATCGCCTCCCTCAAAGAGATATTGAATCCCAACACATGTCTTCAGAGCTTGTATATTAAAAATTTGGACGTGGAGTGTTTTCCCGATGAAGTTTTGTTGCCACGATCTCTCTCCTGTCTAGTAATCTCTGAATGCCCAAATCTTAAAAACATGCACTACAAGGGTCTCTGCCACCTCTCTTCTCTTAGACTTGGTGACTGTCCCAGCCTTCAATGCTTACCAGAGGAGGGTCTGCCCAAATCCATCTCTTCTCTTTCAATCATTGGTTGTCCATTGCTGAAGGAGCGTTGTCAGAATCCAGATGGCGAAGACTGGGAAAAGATTGCTCACATCCAAGAACTGTATGTTGAGTAA